A portion of the Pseudarthrobacter defluvii genome contains these proteins:
- a CDS encoding FMN reductase encodes METRRITVLSAGLGVPSSSRLLADQLAAAAERQLKAAGFVVAVDVVELRDLAVDIANNFVTGYAAPRLAEVIAGVEASDGVIAVTPVFSASYSGLFKSFIDVLDPKSLDGKAVLLGATGGTDRHQMVLDYALRPLFSYLRTRMAATGVFAGPQDWGTAEEGGGSLADRIERAAGEFTRLLEGPQPGRKPALLESLPFEQLLAGIAGPR; translated from the coding sequence ATGGAAACCCGCCGCATCACCGTCCTTTCCGCCGGGCTCGGCGTACCTTCATCCAGCCGGCTGCTGGCGGACCAGCTCGCGGCAGCCGCCGAGCGGCAGCTCAAGGCAGCCGGTTTCGTCGTGGCAGTGGATGTCGTCGAACTCCGTGACCTGGCCGTGGACATCGCCAACAACTTCGTGACCGGCTACGCCGCACCACGCTTGGCGGAAGTTATCGCCGGCGTTGAGGCATCGGACGGGGTCATCGCTGTGACGCCGGTGTTCAGCGCGTCCTACAGTGGTCTTTTCAAGTCCTTCATTGATGTCCTGGACCCGAAGTCGCTGGACGGCAAGGCGGTCCTGCTGGGCGCCACCGGCGGCACGGACCGGCACCAGATGGTCCTGGACTACGCACTCCGGCCGCTCTTCAGCTACCTCCGCACCCGCATGGCTGCAACCGGTGTCTTTGCAGGACCCCAGGATTGGGGCACTGCAGAAGAGGGCGGTGGGTCCCTGGCGGACCGCATCGAGCGGGCCGCCGGTGAGTTCACGCGGCTGCTCGAGGGGCCTCAGCCGGGTCGGAAACCCGCTCTGCTGGAGTCCCTGCCCTTCGAACAGCTGCTGGCGGGGATCGCAGGGCCCCGTTAG
- a CDS encoding CGNR zinc finger domain-containing protein yields MVFAPDTEVALRTVVNLINTAANGREGLTSVADLDSFLDAEGFSGARNRDAVELESVLQLRRELAAVWTADEDAAVDTVNRLLRDANALPQLMKHDGWDWHLHATAPEAPLADRMSTEAAMALADVIRSKEMDRLRICDSEDCDAAVLDLSRNRSKRYCDTGNCANRAHVAAYRARQAAGG; encoded by the coding sequence ATGGTCTTCGCCCCTGACACGGAAGTGGCGCTGCGCACGGTGGTGAACCTCATCAACACGGCGGCAAACGGCAGGGAAGGGCTGACCTCCGTTGCCGACCTGGACAGCTTTCTGGACGCGGAAGGATTTTCCGGCGCCCGGAACCGGGATGCCGTGGAACTGGAAAGCGTGCTGCAGCTGCGCCGCGAACTGGCAGCTGTTTGGACGGCTGATGAGGACGCCGCCGTGGACACGGTCAACCGGCTGCTGCGCGACGCAAACGCCCTGCCACAGTTGATGAAGCACGACGGGTGGGACTGGCACCTGCACGCCACGGCACCGGAGGCGCCGCTGGCAGACCGGATGAGTACCGAGGCGGCCATGGCCCTGGCTGACGTCATCCGCAGCAAGGAAATGGACCGGCTGCGCATCTGTGATTCGGAGGACTGCGATGCGGCCGTGCTGGACCTGAGCCGCAACCGGTCCAAGCGGTACTGCGATACGGGCAACTGCGCCAACCGCGCCCACGTTGCCGCTTACCGCGCCAGGCAGGCGGCGGGGGGCTAG
- a CDS encoding DoxX family protein, with protein MNQSRLTTTALTALRLILGFLFAAHGWQKFNDWTIAGTQASFAKMGVPAADVMAPAIAVLELAGGIALILGVLTRVVAALLVLDMLGALFLVHAPAGIFAANGGYELVLLLAAAAFALALTGAGRLSVDRALFGRRKSRLAALA; from the coding sequence ATGAATCAGTCGCGATTGACCACCACAGCCCTCACCGCCCTCCGCCTGATCCTCGGCTTTCTCTTTGCAGCCCATGGCTGGCAAAAGTTCAATGATTGGACCATCGCCGGAACGCAGGCCTCCTTCGCCAAGATGGGCGTACCGGCGGCCGATGTCATGGCTCCGGCAATCGCCGTCCTGGAACTGGCCGGCGGGATTGCCCTGATCCTGGGCGTCCTCACCCGCGTGGTGGCCGCGCTCCTGGTCCTGGACATGCTGGGAGCACTCTTCCTGGTCCATGCCCCTGCAGGCATCTTTGCCGCAAACGGAGGATATGAACTCGTCTTGCTCCTCGCCGCGGCAGCATTCGCCCTGGCGCTCACCGGCGCAGGCCGCCTCTCCGTGGACCGCGCGCTCTTCGGCCGCCGCAAGTCCCGGCTGGCAGCCCTGGCCTAA
- a CDS encoding heavy metal translocating P-type ATPase: MSHQELLRPPGTRIVELDIQGMTCASCVNRVEKKLGKLEGVAATVNLPLESAYVTVPEGITDEQLVNTVNAAGYKATLRPQHYPAVDAETQGSAEGAVPASGDGGDLRQHASKQGPRREGSLDELASRGNRRGGTSEHAEQVTGVAARLRPRLILAAVLTVPVFLVSMVPAFQFPNWGWVAAVLALPVVTWAAWPFHRAAAINARHLASTMDTLVSLGVAAAYLFSAWQLLADPRMTEHPAMEGMSGGLYFEVASVVTTFLLLGRFLEANAKQKAGDALQALLNLGAKDATVLRNGSEQKIAADRLQVGDILVVRPGEKIATDGVVVDGASAVDASLVTGESVPVEVGPDSRVTGATINTSGRLLVRATRVGAETTLAQMARLVSQAQTGKAPIARLADRISAVFVPVVLGLAVLTFVLWLLVAGPDADGGHLRQAFTAAVAVMVIACPCALGLATPVGLLTGTGRGAQLGILIKGPQVLEDTRTVDTILLDKTGTVTTGILAVDATSAFPGFAEQDVLRLAGAVEAASEHPVARAIAAAAGSGRAASDGGTLPSVQNFSSAPGGGVSGTVEGRQVMAGRSGWLGQNGVVLDAGQRALLAAAEEGGATAICVAVDGAPAGIISLRDTVKEGSAAAVTRLKTLGLRPILLTGDNAAVAARVADAVGIAPGDVYAGVLPEGKVEAVRKLQAAGATVAMAGDGVNDAAALAQADLGIAMGSGTDVAIEAADLTVMGNDLAQVAQAIELSRKTLGTIKTNLFWAFFYNAVGIPVAALGLLNPMIAGAAMAASSVLVVANSLRLRSFGK; encoded by the coding sequence ATGAGCCACCAAGAACTGCTGCGCCCGCCGGGAACCCGGATCGTCGAACTGGACATCCAGGGGATGACCTGTGCTTCCTGCGTCAACCGGGTGGAAAAGAAGCTCGGCAAGCTTGAGGGCGTTGCGGCAACAGTGAACCTGCCCCTGGAGTCGGCCTATGTCACGGTCCCGGAGGGCATTACCGACGAACAGCTGGTGAATACGGTCAACGCCGCAGGCTACAAGGCCACACTCCGGCCGCAGCATTACCCAGCCGTCGATGCGGAAACTCAAGGCAGCGCCGAAGGTGCGGTGCCCGCGAGCGGCGACGGCGGGGACTTGCGGCAGCATGCATCCAAGCAGGGCCCACGGCGGGAGGGTTCCCTGGACGAGCTTGCGAGTCGAGGGAACCGCCGGGGAGGGACGAGCGAGCATGCGGAGCAAGTGACCGGCGTCGCCGCCCGGCTCCGCCCCCGACTCATCCTGGCGGCAGTCCTGACCGTCCCGGTGTTCCTGGTCAGCATGGTCCCCGCGTTCCAGTTCCCCAACTGGGGCTGGGTGGCCGCGGTACTGGCCTTGCCGGTGGTCACGTGGGCTGCCTGGCCCTTCCACCGGGCGGCGGCGATCAATGCCCGGCATCTGGCCTCCACCATGGACACGCTGGTGTCGCTGGGGGTGGCTGCGGCCTACCTGTTCTCGGCCTGGCAGCTGCTGGCGGACCCGCGGATGACGGAACACCCGGCGATGGAGGGAATGTCCGGTGGCCTGTACTTCGAGGTGGCCTCCGTGGTCACCACCTTCCTGCTCCTGGGCCGTTTCCTGGAAGCGAATGCCAAGCAAAAGGCCGGGGACGCCCTTCAGGCCCTGTTGAACCTGGGGGCCAAGGACGCCACCGTCCTGCGCAACGGCAGCGAACAGAAGATCGCTGCGGACCGGCTGCAGGTGGGCGACATCCTGGTGGTCCGCCCGGGCGAAAAGATCGCCACCGACGGCGTGGTGGTTGACGGTGCATCCGCCGTCGACGCTTCGCTGGTGACCGGCGAGTCCGTCCCGGTCGAGGTGGGGCCGGACAGCCGCGTCACAGGTGCCACCATCAACACCTCCGGCCGCCTCCTGGTGCGGGCAACCCGGGTGGGCGCTGAGACCACCCTTGCCCAGATGGCCCGGCTGGTGTCGCAGGCCCAGACCGGCAAGGCGCCGATCGCACGGCTCGCGGACCGCATCAGCGCCGTGTTCGTGCCGGTGGTTCTGGGCCTTGCCGTCCTGACCTTCGTGCTCTGGCTCCTGGTGGCCGGCCCCGACGCTGATGGCGGCCATCTGCGCCAGGCGTTCACGGCCGCCGTCGCCGTCATGGTGATTGCCTGCCCGTGCGCCCTGGGACTGGCCACCCCGGTGGGCCTGCTCACGGGCACCGGCCGGGGCGCGCAGCTGGGGATCCTGATCAAGGGCCCGCAGGTTTTGGAGGACACCCGCACCGTGGACACCATCCTGCTGGACAAGACGGGGACGGTGACCACCGGCATCCTGGCCGTAGACGCCACCTCCGCGTTCCCCGGCTTCGCGGAACAGGACGTCCTCCGGCTCGCCGGGGCAGTGGAGGCCGCGTCCGAGCACCCCGTGGCCCGCGCCATCGCGGCCGCGGCAGGTTCCGGGCGTGCAGCGAGCGACGGCGGCACCTTGCCGTCAGTGCAGAACTTCAGTTCCGCCCCGGGCGGCGGAGTGTCGGGAACCGTTGAGGGCAGGCAGGTGATGGCCGGGCGCAGCGGCTGGCTGGGGCAGAACGGTGTTGTCCTGGATGCTGGCCAGCGGGCCCTGCTGGCGGCCGCTGAAGAAGGGGGCGCCACGGCCATCTGCGTGGCGGTGGACGGCGCACCGGCCGGGATCATCAGCCTGCGGGACACCGTCAAGGAGGGCTCCGCCGCCGCCGTCACCCGGCTGAAGACGCTGGGCCTGCGGCCCATCCTGCTGACCGGCGACAACGCCGCGGTCGCCGCCCGGGTGGCTGACGCCGTCGGCATTGCTCCCGGCGATGTCTACGCCGGCGTCCTGCCGGAAGGGAAGGTCGAGGCAGTGCGGAAGCTCCAGGCCGCGGGTGCCACGGTGGCCATGGCCGGAGATGGCGTCAACGACGCCGCGGCGCTGGCGCAGGCCGACTTGGGGATTGCCATGGGATCCGGAACGGACGTAGCCATCGAAGCCGCGGACCTGACCGTGATGGGCAATGACCTCGCCCAGGTGGCGCAGGCAATCGAACTGTCACGGAAGACCCTGGGCACCATCAAGACCAACCTTTTCTGGGCGTTCTTCTACAACGCGGTGGGGATCCCGGTGGCCGCACTGGGGCTGCTCAACCCGATGATCGCCGGTGCCGCCATGGCCGCCAGTTCGGTCCTGGTGGTGGCCAACTCGCTGCGCCTGCGCAGCTTCGGCAAGTAG
- a CDS encoding heavy-metal-associated domain-containing protein produces MSTTSPTTTTISVSGMTCGHCVSAVSEELEAIEGVEDVQVDLNAGGISTVTISANKELSPTDIGEAVAEAGYLVVANEA; encoded by the coding sequence ATGAGCACCACCTCCCCCACCACCACAACCATCAGCGTCTCCGGCATGACCTGCGGGCACTGCGTATCGGCTGTCAGCGAGGAACTCGAAGCCATCGAAGGCGTAGAGGACGTGCAGGTGGACCTCAACGCCGGCGGCATCTCCACCGTGACCATCAGTGCAAACAAGGAACTCTCACCCACTGACATCGGGGAAGCCGTGGCCGAGGCCGGCTACCTGGTGGTCGCCAACGAAGCCTAA
- a CDS encoding DUF2277 domain-containing protein → MCRNIRTLHNFEPHATSEEVHAAALQYVRKISGSTKPSKANQEAFDEAVHEIAHITQHLLDSLVTQAPPKDREEEAAKAKARAAVRYGAA, encoded by the coding sequence ATGTGCCGGAATATCCGAACCCTCCACAACTTCGAGCCGCACGCCACGTCCGAGGAAGTGCACGCGGCCGCCCTTCAGTACGTCCGCAAGATCAGCGGCAGCACCAAGCCGTCGAAGGCCAACCAGGAAGCCTTCGATGAGGCGGTCCACGAGATTGCGCACATCACGCAGCACCTGCTGGATTCCCTGGTGACGCAGGCGCCGCCCAAGGACCGGGAGGAAGAGGCCGCCAAGGCCAAAGCCCGCGCCGCGGTGCGGTACGGCGCGGCCTGA
- a CDS encoding EamA family transporter → MASGLGIALFSSAVFGLSGSFAKSLLETGWSPSAAVTARLTGAALILALPAVSALKGRWHQLVDNWLTIVLFGLIGVAACQLFYFNAVARLSVGVALLLEYLAPVIIVLWLWAASRRRPRVLTAGGTLLSLAGLVLVLDLTGAVKVDLVGVLWGMAAAVCLAIYFFITARENDTLPPIVLASGGLMVGAAVMWLAAATGLLPMAFNTADTKLGPWTTPWWGSLAGLVVLATVLAYTSGIMAARALGSKVASFVSLTEVLFAVLWAWLLLGELPGPVQLLGGVLIVGGVILVRLDELRAVASDAAKGAQMPASPLEHANDVEPVP, encoded by the coding sequence ATGGCATCAGGGCTCGGCATCGCGTTGTTCTCCTCGGCAGTCTTCGGCCTGTCGGGATCCTTTGCCAAGTCCTTGCTGGAAACTGGCTGGTCTCCTAGTGCGGCCGTCACCGCCCGCCTCACCGGGGCCGCCCTGATCCTCGCCCTTCCCGCGGTGTCCGCACTGAAGGGCCGCTGGCACCAGTTGGTGGACAACTGGCTCACCATTGTGCTGTTCGGGCTCATCGGCGTGGCTGCCTGCCAGTTGTTCTACTTCAATGCGGTGGCCCGCCTGTCTGTTGGCGTCGCGCTCCTGCTGGAGTATCTGGCCCCAGTCATCATCGTCCTCTGGCTCTGGGCCGCCAGCCGCCGCCGTCCGCGGGTGCTCACCGCCGGCGGGACGCTGCTGTCCCTGGCCGGATTGGTGCTGGTCCTGGACCTTACCGGCGCCGTGAAGGTGGACCTGGTCGGGGTCCTCTGGGGCATGGCTGCCGCAGTATGCCTGGCCATCTACTTCTTCATCACGGCCAGGGAAAACGACACCCTGCCGCCTATCGTGCTGGCGTCCGGGGGACTCATGGTGGGTGCCGCGGTCATGTGGCTTGCCGCCGCCACCGGCCTGCTGCCCATGGCCTTCAACACCGCGGACACCAAACTGGGACCCTGGACCACGCCCTGGTGGGGATCCTTGGCCGGGCTGGTGGTGCTGGCCACCGTGCTGGCCTACACCTCGGGCATCATGGCGGCCAGGGCGCTCGGCTCCAAGGTGGCATCCTTCGTGTCCCTCACCGAGGTCCTTTTTGCTGTGCTGTGGGCGTGGCTGCTGCTCGGTGAACTTCCCGGACCTGTCCAGCTCCTGGGCGGTGTCCTGATCGTGGGCGGGGTCATCCTGGTCCGGCTCGACGAGCTGCGCGCCGTGGCCTCCGACGCCGCCAAGGGCGCGCAGATGCCGGCCTCACCGCTGGAACACGCGAACGACGTCGAACCCGTCCCCTAG
- a CDS encoding acyl-CoA thioesterase: MTETGRPNSVTLRFLAAPTDVGHSGSVDAGTVLEWVDKAAYAAAVGWAKSYCVTAYVGNIHFADPVNSGDMVEVEATIVYTGRSSMHIRTVVSSGDPKGGAATMRSTCMVIFVAVGEDGKPVPVQQFEPVTPEEMEQRDHALARVKVREQIVEAMNRQEYTDAGTAERVTLRFMAAPTDVNWGGKVHGGIVMKWIDEAAYVCASRYCGRDTVAVFSGGVRFYRPLLIGHVVEVEARLVYTGTKGMHIAVHVRSGDPKGRELNLTTYCLTVMVARDDEGTSVPVPAWVPVSDEDKRLHAHARELLEIRGTAPGNRLPNHLLARGA; the protein is encoded by the coding sequence ATGACTGAAACCGGACGCCCCAACTCCGTGACCCTCCGCTTCCTCGCCGCCCCCACCGACGTGGGCCACAGTGGATCAGTGGATGCCGGCACGGTACTGGAGTGGGTGGACAAGGCCGCATATGCCGCAGCGGTGGGATGGGCCAAGTCCTACTGCGTGACGGCCTACGTGGGCAACATCCACTTCGCCGATCCCGTCAACAGCGGCGACATGGTGGAGGTGGAAGCCACCATCGTCTACACCGGACGGTCATCCATGCACATCCGGACAGTGGTCTCCTCCGGCGACCCGAAAGGCGGCGCTGCCACGATGCGCAGCACATGCATGGTCATCTTCGTGGCCGTGGGTGAGGACGGCAAGCCCGTCCCGGTACAGCAGTTCGAGCCTGTCACACCGGAAGAGATGGAGCAGCGGGACCACGCACTGGCCAGGGTCAAGGTCCGCGAGCAGATCGTGGAAGCTATGAACCGGCAGGAATACACCGACGCCGGCACAGCCGAACGGGTGACGCTGCGGTTCATGGCCGCGCCCACCGATGTGAACTGGGGCGGCAAGGTCCACGGCGGCATTGTGATGAAGTGGATCGACGAGGCCGCCTACGTTTGCGCCTCACGCTACTGCGGCCGGGATACGGTGGCGGTGTTCTCCGGCGGCGTGCGCTTCTACCGGCCGCTGCTGATTGGCCATGTGGTGGAGGTGGAAGCCCGGCTGGTCTACACCGGGACCAAGGGCATGCATATCGCCGTCCACGTCCGTTCCGGCGACCCCAAGGGCCGGGAACTGAACCTCACCACCTATTGCCTCACCGTGATGGTGGCGCGCGACGACGAGGGAACCTCAGTGCCCGTGCCCGCCTGGGTGCCGGTCAGCGACGAAGACAAACGGCTCCACGCCCACGCCCGCGAACTCCTGGAGATCCGGGGAACGGCGCCCGGGAACCGGCTGCCCAACCATCTGCTGGCGCGGGGCGCTTAG
- the dnaB gene encoding replicative DNA helicase has translation MSIAHLDPVEATRGSDASRKPPQDIAAEQSVLGGMMLSKDAIADVVEILRGQDFYRPAHETIYEAIIDLYGRGEPADAVTVSDELTKRAEINRIGGPAYLHELIQTVPTAANAGYYAEIVAERAVLRRLVNAGTKIVQLGYGSDGEVEDLVNQAQAEVYAVAERRTAEDYVVLKDVMESTVDEIEASGHRGEGMVGVPTGFYELDELTHGLHPGQMIVIAARPAVGKSTFALDFARSAAIKHNLATVMFSLEMGRNEIAMRLLSAEATISLQDLRKGTIKDEQWSKIATTMGRMNEAPLFIDDSPNMSLMEIRAKCRRLKQQHDLKLVVLDYLQLMSSGKKVESRQQEVSEFSRALKLLAKELQVPVIALSQLNRGSEQRQDKRPMVSDLRESGSIEQDADMVILLHREDVYDKESPRAGEADILVAKHRNGPTKDIVVAFQGHYSRFANMAGDGGGGGGF, from the coding sequence TTGTCAATCGCGCATCTGGACCCTGTCGAGGCAACCCGTGGATCGGACGCCAGCAGGAAGCCCCCGCAGGACATCGCTGCCGAACAGTCCGTACTGGGCGGCATGATGCTCTCCAAGGACGCCATCGCCGATGTTGTGGAAATCCTTCGCGGCCAGGACTTCTACCGGCCCGCCCACGAGACCATCTACGAAGCAATCATCGACCTGTACGGCCGGGGCGAACCTGCGGACGCGGTCACTGTTTCCGATGAGTTGACCAAGCGGGCTGAAATCAACAGGATCGGCGGCCCCGCCTACCTGCACGAACTGATCCAGACCGTCCCCACTGCGGCCAATGCCGGCTACTACGCCGAAATCGTGGCCGAGCGGGCAGTGCTTCGCCGGCTGGTGAACGCCGGCACCAAGATCGTCCAGTTGGGCTACGGCTCGGACGGCGAGGTGGAGGACCTGGTCAACCAGGCGCAGGCAGAAGTTTATGCCGTGGCCGAACGCCGCACCGCAGAGGACTACGTGGTGCTGAAGGACGTCATGGAGTCCACGGTGGACGAGATCGAGGCGTCGGGCCACCGCGGCGAGGGGATGGTGGGCGTCCCCACCGGATTCTACGAACTGGATGAACTGACCCACGGACTCCACCCGGGCCAGATGATCGTCATCGCCGCCCGTCCCGCTGTCGGCAAGTCAACCTTCGCCCTGGACTTCGCCCGCTCCGCAGCCATCAAGCACAACCTGGCCACCGTCATGTTCTCCCTGGAAATGGGCCGGAACGAGATCGCCATGCGACTGCTCTCAGCCGAGGCCACCATCAGCCTCCAGGATCTCCGCAAGGGCACCATCAAGGACGAGCAGTGGTCCAAGATCGCCACCACCATGGGGCGCATGAATGAGGCCCCGCTGTTCATCGACGACAGCCCCAACATGTCCCTGATGGAGATCCGGGCCAAATGCCGCCGGCTCAAGCAGCAGCATGACCTCAAGCTTGTGGTCCTGGATTACCTCCAGCTCATGAGCTCCGGTAAGAAAGTGGAGTCCCGCCAGCAGGAGGTCTCCGAGTTCTCACGTGCGCTGAAGCTCCTGGCCAAGGAACTCCAGGTCCCCGTGATCGCCCTGTCCCAGCTGAACCGTGGATCGGAACAGCGCCAGGACAAGCGGCCCATGGTGTCCGACCTCCGTGAGTCCGGCTCCATCGAGCAGGACGCCGACATGGTCATCCTGCTCCACCGCGAGGACGTCTACGACAAGGAGTCTCCGCGCGCGGGCGAGGCGGACATCCTGGTGGCCAAGCACCGTAACGGTCCCACCAAGGACATCGTGGTGGCGTTCCAGGGCCATTACTCACGGTTCGCCAACATGGCCGGTGACGGTGGCGGCGGTGGCGGCTTCTAA
- a CDS encoding metal-sensitive transcriptional regulator, protein MSAIEEAVAAAAADQVPAEADIAPQHGYTGNKDAYLRRLKRIEGQVRGIARMVDEDKYCIDILTQVAAATKALHAVSLGLVEEHIGHCVVGAASEPDPDARAEAIDAKVKEAADAIGRLLR, encoded by the coding sequence ATGAGCGCTATCGAAGAAGCCGTTGCGGCCGCGGCAGCTGACCAGGTTCCCGCAGAGGCGGACATTGCCCCGCAGCACGGGTACACGGGCAACAAGGATGCCTACCTGCGGCGCCTCAAGCGGATCGAGGGCCAGGTGAGGGGCATCGCCCGGATGGTCGACGAGGACAAGTACTGCATCGACATCCTCACCCAGGTTGCCGCCGCCACCAAGGCCCTGCACGCAGTCAGCCTCGGACTGGTCGAGGAACATATTGGCCACTGCGTGGTGGGTGCAGCCTCCGAGCCGGACCCGGATGCCCGCGCTGAAGCCATCGACGCCAAGGTCAAGGAAGCCGCCGACGCAATCGGCCGGCTGCTTCGCTGA
- a CDS encoding MATE family efflux transporter: MPQRPAPASPAATRGPAREILRLAVPAFGALVAEPLFLLADSAIVGHLGVAQLAGVGLASAVLQTAVGLMVFLAYSTTPAVARAIGDGQLGKALAAGRDGVWLALILGVLLAGAGFAAAGPLIDLLGAEGSVRSFAVDYFRWSMPGLVAMLLIFAGTGVLRGLQDTRTPLVVATAGFGVNIVLNLWLVYGLGLSVVGSAMGTSIAQWAMAAVYVVMVRRNAVRHGVSLLPSWRGIRSMTRVGSWLMLRTLSLRAAILATVLVATAQGEVNLAAHQLAMTIFSFLAFALDALAIAAQALIGKELGASDAARARLLTGTMIRWGVGFGVLTGLLLAAAAPWAGALFTPDHQVQQVLTVALWVLAAGQPIAGYVFVLDGVLIGAGDARYLALAGLINLVVYVPLLAWVALSGAPGASGLGWLWVAFALGYMAARAVTLGLRSRSDRWMVLGSA; the protein is encoded by the coding sequence GTGCCCCAACGACCAGCCCCCGCGTCCCCGGCAGCCACCCGAGGCCCGGCGCGGGAAATACTCCGCCTCGCCGTCCCCGCCTTCGGGGCGCTGGTGGCCGAACCCCTCTTCCTGCTGGCGGACTCCGCCATCGTGGGCCATCTCGGCGTCGCCCAGCTTGCGGGGGTCGGGCTGGCATCGGCGGTGCTGCAGACCGCCGTCGGGCTCATGGTCTTCCTGGCCTACTCCACCACTCCGGCTGTTGCCCGGGCCATTGGTGACGGGCAGCTCGGCAAGGCGCTGGCGGCAGGGCGCGACGGCGTGTGGCTCGCCTTGATCCTTGGCGTACTCCTCGCCGGGGCGGGCTTTGCTGCGGCCGGGCCGCTGATTGACCTCCTGGGCGCCGAGGGCAGCGTCCGGAGCTTTGCCGTCGACTACTTCCGCTGGTCCATGCCGGGGCTGGTGGCCATGCTGCTGATCTTCGCCGGTACCGGCGTGCTGCGCGGCCTGCAGGACACCCGCACCCCACTGGTGGTTGCCACTGCGGGATTCGGCGTCAACATCGTCCTGAACCTGTGGCTTGTCTACGGCCTGGGCCTGTCCGTGGTGGGCTCCGCGATGGGAACCAGCATTGCCCAGTGGGCCATGGCCGCTGTCTACGTGGTGATGGTGCGCCGGAATGCGGTGCGCCACGGCGTAAGCCTGTTGCCCAGCTGGCGGGGCATCCGCAGCATGACCCGCGTGGGGTCCTGGCTCATGCTGCGCACGCTCAGCCTGCGCGCCGCGATCCTGGCCACCGTGCTGGTCGCCACGGCCCAAGGCGAGGTGAACCTCGCAGCCCACCAGCTGGCGATGACCATCTTTTCCTTCCTGGCGTTCGCGCTGGATGCCCTGGCCATCGCCGCCCAGGCGCTTATTGGCAAGGAGCTCGGCGCGTCCGACGCGGCCAGGGCCCGGCTGCTGACGGGGACCATGATCCGCTGGGGAGTAGGCTTCGGCGTGCTGACCGGCCTGCTGCTGGCCGCGGCGGCACCCTGGGCCGGAGCCCTGTTTACCCCTGACCACCAGGTGCAGCAGGTGCTTACCGTGGCACTCTGGGTCCTGGCCGCGGGGCAGCCCATCGCCGGCTACGTCTTTGTCCTGGATGGAGTGCTGATCGGGGCAGGTGACGCGCGGTACCTCGCCCTCGCGGGACTGATAAACCTCGTGGTCTACGTGCCTCTGCTGGCATGGGTTGCACTGTCCGGCGCCCCCGGCGCCTCCGGGCTCGGCTGGCTCTGGGTGGCCTTCGCGCTGGGGTACATGGCGGCGCGCGCAGTCACGCTGGGCCTGCGTTCGCGCTCCGACCGCTGGATGGTGCTGGGCTCCGCCTGA
- a CDS encoding universal stress protein, with protein sequence MTGEHFNGTPLLVGIMPKQHPEVLQTAATLAARLAAPLVCAYVDEASYLVEWDPARSAHRPSREPDANDDMPALTTELKAQVQAVVDKLASDGASVDWSFRTLTGDPARALGQVAAELDAPIIIVGTSERGFSHRLSEALGGSVGAWLSHHQSRPVLVVPYRRPAHEDRP encoded by the coding sequence ATGACAGGGGAACACTTCAACGGCACCCCGCTGCTGGTAGGAATCATGCCTAAACAGCACCCGGAAGTGCTTCAAACCGCCGCCACCCTGGCCGCTCGGCTGGCCGCACCTTTGGTCTGCGCCTACGTGGATGAAGCCAGCTACCTGGTGGAATGGGATCCGGCCCGCTCCGCCCACCGGCCGTCCCGGGAACCGGACGCCAATGACGACATGCCCGCCCTGACAACGGAGCTGAAGGCCCAGGTTCAGGCCGTAGTAGACAAATTGGCCTCCGACGGCGCCTCCGTGGACTGGTCCTTCCGCACCCTCACAGGGGATCCGGCCCGCGCCCTGGGACAGGTAGCAGCCGAACTCGACGCCCCCATCATCATCGTGGGTACCTCGGAACGCGGTTTTTCGCACCGGCTCTCGGAGGCCCTTGGCGGCTCGGTTGGCGCCTGGCTCAGCCACCACCAAAGCCGCCCGGTGCTGGTGGTCCCCTACCGCCGGCCGGCCCACGAAGACCGGCCCTAG
- a CDS encoding WXG100 family type VII secretion target, whose translation MAIWGADVEQLRQLGSKLQAGASEIETQKSTLTKVLSSTNWEGPDATKFRNEWSGTHTAMLTKVAEALKEAGSQAKRNAEEQSQASH comes from the coding sequence ATGGCTATTTGGGGTGCAGACGTTGAGCAGCTTCGCCAGCTCGGCAGCAAGCTTCAGGCAGGAGCGTCCGAGATCGAGACGCAGAAGTCCACTCTCACCAAGGTTCTGAGCAGCACCAACTGGGAAGGCCCGGACGCAACCAAGTTCCGCAACGAGTGGTCCGGTACCCACACCGCCATGCTCACCAAGGTTGCCGAGGCGCTGAAGGAAGCCGGCTCACAGGCCAAGCGCAACGCTGAAGAGCAGAGCCAGGCCTCGCACTAG